The following proteins are encoded in a genomic region of Aquella oligotrophica:
- a CDS encoding LuxR C-terminal-related transcriptional regulator: protein MQKLTPAEKKNYLEQVVIPGFLPLVDKPLYSFICDDEYKLVICTNMNAHSLDYGNWQEMIGLSYKDPSEDLIKKIFKDKYDSSYREEIDKYIQTILEAQEFVLNTGQVSSMFDLLPYNGTFKSYLVLYTPIFHPNGEVIALQSFSHESKFFGFKEHFLQLTEHTVDKSYSLKSNLTKREEEVIFLLANGLTQEQISKTLNLSRSTIANLIANQLSEKFNISGANTHLLTQIAVESGLFQQIPESLYRPFVVSLRPDEVLDINED from the coding sequence ATGCAAAAATTGACACCAGCAGAAAAGAAAAACTATCTGGAACAAGTCGTGATTCCAGGGTTCTTGCCGCTTGTGGATAAGCCATTATATTCATTCATTTGTGATGATGAGTATAAACTTGTAATCTGTACCAATATGAACGCACACTCCTTGGACTATGGAAACTGGCAGGAAATGATTGGACTAAGCTATAAAGACCCTTCCGAAGATTTAATTAAAAAAATCTTTAAAGATAAATATGATAGTAGTTATCGGGAAGAAATCGATAAATATATCCAAACCATTCTTGAAGCTCAGGAATTTGTCCTAAACACAGGACAAGTTAGTAGCATGTTTGATTTACTGCCCTATAATGGGACATTTAAATCATATCTCGTATTGTACACCCCTATTTTCCATCCAAACGGCGAAGTAATTGCGCTACAAAGCTTCTCCCATGAGTCTAAATTCTTTGGTTTCAAAGAACACTTTCTCCAACTAACTGAACATACAGTAGATAAATCGTATTCATTAAAATCAAATCTTACTAAGCGTGAAGAAGAGGTTATATTTCTACTCGCCAATGGACTAACACAAGAGCAAATCTCAAAGACACTAAACCTTAGTCGAAGTACAATTGCTAATCTGATTGCCAATCAACTAAGCGAGAAGTTTAATATCTCGGGGGCAAACACACATCTACTTACCCAAATTGCTGTTGAATCTGGTCTTTTCCAACAAATTCCTGAATCACTGTATCGTCCATTTGTTGTATCCTTACGTCCAGATGAAGTATTGGATATCAACGAAGATTAA
- a CDS encoding beta strand repeat-containing protein, whose amino-acid sequence MKKSNINLLLVALSSAAVLAACNSGSSPSPSPTPTPTPTPTPVPTPTPTPTPTPVPGENMVSTFATTAPATAYLSGAASTGTWAQYRSGVTTVDGVAESIAVSQASTTIAFGQAGNTSWNPVTLATLATRAGATTANTPTGFVGFGGNAAAGNAIIATNAGSSYVIPVIMGNIGATALGFVSIANGASTIISSPTWTAWNGTAGTAPTTAQVQNIVYAGSQYVLTTTTGGIWYSTNGSAWAQVSNSAGTGAASYNSGAAVLDVKFVNGYYFANVNGALYSGPSLSTLLPTHNATTQVAIAPNTNSQSLAVVGSTLYVVTSGNAVTGYQASAVASGTGFYNIASVASVTNATGIAPTRIVAAGSSLYGFVSAAGGATTVEAIPTTTGAPAATVVNMSTAPAAYTILGTQGSGLLLGIASNGVLTSYVASVESALVSGNATYGAIAGVAGSTAANSFMGVTTGGATVSGNATGFTTLTTLFDTKVTGNTTNPARVTVAAGGNQFVFGNNTYVVVANAGAAGNTIFVSTNNGTSWTQVTAASLGTGNITAVYFSNGKFWFNAANGWYSTATPLTTATWQQVAQPVSQPGIGSVYQFESTTYMFSTGSTSVSTWNGTSWTTTANALPTNFNTNNVAYNGSTFAEVSATNVLYTSSSLTGTWTPATVTFANYISSANAPTAFAGTNLVWDGLVWVSTVANNNVYYSTAGTSWTPASYTAFGATSTSAVSATGNLVVMP is encoded by the coding sequence ATGAAGAAATCAAATATCAATTTGTTATTGGTTGCCCTAAGCTCTGCAGCGGTTTTGGCAGCTTGTAACTCTGGTTCAAGTCCGAGTCCATCTCCGACTCCTACACCAACTCCTACACCAACTCCTGTACCTACGCCTACGCCTACGCCTACGCCTACGCCAGTCCCTGGTGAGAACATGGTTAGTACATTTGCTACGACGGCTCCTGCTACTGCTTATTTGTCTGGTGCGGCTTCTACTGGTACTTGGGCACAATATCGCTCTGGTGTTACTACTGTTGATGGTGTAGCGGAAAGTATTGCTGTTAGCCAAGCTTCTACGACAATTGCATTTGGTCAAGCTGGAAATACATCTTGGAATCCGGTTACTTTGGCTACTTTAGCTACTCGTGCTGGTGCAACAACTGCTAATACTCCAACTGGTTTTGTTGGTTTTGGTGGTAATGCTGCTGCTGGTAATGCAATTATTGCTACAAATGCTGGTTCAAGCTATGTTATTCCTGTAATAATGGGTAATATTGGTGCAACAGCTCTTGGTTTTGTAAGCATTGCTAATGGTGCATCTACCATTATTTCATCTCCTACTTGGACAGCGTGGAATGGTACTGCTGGTACTGCTCCTACTACAGCTCAAGTACAAAATATTGTTTATGCTGGTTCACAGTATGTATTAACTACTACGACTGGTGGAATTTGGTATTCTACTAATGGAAGTGCATGGGCTCAAGTTTCTAATAGTGCTGGAACTGGTGCCGCTTCTTATAATAGTGGCGCGGCAGTTTTGGATGTTAAGTTCGTAAATGGTTACTATTTTGCCAACGTTAATGGTGCATTATATTCTGGTCCTAGCCTATCTACCCTATTACCTACGCACAATGCTACTACCCAGGTTGCAATTGCTCCTAATACTAATAGCCAGTCTCTTGCGGTAGTTGGTTCTACTTTATATGTGGTTACTAGTGGTAATGCTGTTACGGGTTATCAGGCATCCGCAGTTGCTTCTGGTACAGGTTTCTATAATATTGCATCTGTTGCGTCAGTTACTAATGCAACAGGTATCGCTCCTACGAGAATCGTAGCTGCGGGTTCTAGTCTATATGGTTTTGTAAGTGCTGCTGGTGGTGCAACTACTGTTGAAGCTATTCCTACTACAACAGGTGCGCCTGCTGCTACTGTGGTTAATATGTCTACTGCGCCTGCTGCTTACACAATTCTTGGTACTCAGGGTTCTGGTTTATTGTTAGGTATTGCCTCTAATGGTGTTCTTACTAGTTATGTTGCTTCTGTTGAGTCTGCACTAGTTTCTGGTAATGCTACTTATGGTGCTATTGCTGGGGTTGCTGGTTCGACTGCTGCTAATAGCTTTATGGGTGTTACAACTGGCGGTGCTACTGTATCTGGTAATGCTACTGGGTTTACTACATTAACTACGCTATTTGATACTAAAGTTACTGGTAATACAACTAATCCTGCTCGTGTAACTGTAGCTGCTGGTGGTAATCAGTTCGTATTTGGTAATAACACATATGTAGTTGTTGCTAACGCTGGTGCTGCAGGTAATACTATATTTGTATCGACAAATAATGGTACTTCATGGACGCAAGTTACTGCTGCTTCACTAGGAACTGGTAATATTACAGCAGTTTACTTCTCTAATGGTAAATTCTGGTTTAATGCGGCAAATGGATGGTATTCAACTGCTACTCCTTTGACTACTGCGACATGGCAGCAAGTTGCTCAGCCTGTATCACAGCCTGGAATTGGTTCAGTTTATCAGTTTGAAAGTACTACTTATATGTTTAGTACGGGTTCTACTTCTGTTTCAACATGGAATGGAACTAGCTGGACTACTACTGCAAATGCATTGCCAACCAACTTTAATACTAATAATGTTGCGTACAATGGTTCTACGTTTGCTGAAGTTTCTGCTACAAATGTATTGTATACTTCAAGTTCATTGACTGGTACTTGGACTCCTGCTACTGTTACATTTGCTAATTATATTAGCTCTGCGAATGCACCAACAGCTTTTGCTGGCACTAACCTAGTGTGGGATGGCTTGGTGTGGGTATCTACAGTAGCAAATAATAATGTTTATTATAGCACTGCTGGTACAAGCTGGACTCCTGCTTCTTATACAGCGTTTGGTGCAACTAGCACTTCTGCTGTTTCAGCAACAGGTAATCTAGTTGTTATGCCATAA
- a CDS encoding M3 family metallopeptidase: MTQFIPFNSIDSAYLETKLEQELANTQATIQKLEQESISSWDMIISPLQHSLYHLNQVWGIVGHLQGVKDSPELRDLHEKYLPILTELYVNLGQNQYLYKHIQKIKDSEFSSLDSEQQKVIDNELRDFRLSGITLPEDKQRKFKQIQNQLSELSTKFEHNVLDSTDSYAKYVTKEDLAGVPEDSLALYQVLAAQDGKEGYKISLHMPSYLPVMQFASNRKLREELYQAYSTRASELSNDGKFDNSNLIREILRLRQQKAELLDFANYAELSLYNKMAETPKQVLDFLYSLADKSRPYAENDWQQLQQFARDTDGIEKLEAWDVAYYSEKLQLHKYSYSSNELKQYFQLPRVFDGLFALIHQLYNIEFRPNQNIPVWHPDVTTYDVILNGEITGHIYFDLYAREGKQPGAWMNSAQDRSVTSGEVRLPIAYIICNFTKPVGEKPSLLTFDDVQTLFHEMGHGLHHLLTVINNSSISGINGVEWDAVELPSQFMEYFAWDYSILAKLTAHIESGQVLPRELFDKVLASRYYQSGMQTLRQLEFAIFDLLLHSDFNYTEGNYLELLAKLRREIAVVIPPSYNRFPNSFAHIFAGGYAAGYYSYKWAEVLACDVFSVFDGINGDELTKLGDKFRTLILSQGGVRPMMENFKAMMGREPQIDALLKYSGMN, encoded by the coding sequence ATGACCCAATTTATACCATTTAATTCGATAGATAGCGCTTATCTTGAAACCAAGCTGGAGCAGGAATTAGCCAACACACAAGCAACCATTCAGAAACTTGAACAAGAGTCAATAAGCTCATGGGATATGATTATTAGCCCATTACAGCATAGTCTTTATCACTTAAATCAGGTATGGGGGATAGTCGGACATTTACAGGGAGTAAAAGACTCACCTGAATTACGTGATTTACACGAAAAATATCTACCGATTTTGACTGAATTATACGTAAATTTGGGACAAAATCAGTATCTGTATAAACATATACAAAAGATTAAAGATAGCGAATTTAGCAGCTTAGATTCTGAACAGCAAAAGGTCATCGATAATGAACTGCGCGATTTTCGCCTAAGTGGGATTACCCTTCCAGAAGATAAGCAACGCAAATTTAAACAAATCCAGAATCAGTTATCTGAATTAAGCACCAAGTTTGAGCATAATGTACTTGATTCTACTGATAGCTACGCTAAATACGTAACAAAAGAGGATCTAGCTGGCGTGCCAGAAGATAGCCTTGCACTTTATCAAGTCCTTGCTGCACAAGATGGAAAAGAAGGCTATAAAATATCTTTACATATGCCAAGCTACCTACCCGTGATGCAATTTGCGAGTAATCGTAAACTGCGTGAGGAACTTTATCAAGCTTATTCGACACGTGCCAGTGAATTAAGTAACGATGGTAAATTTGATAATAGCAATCTAATTCGTGAGATTTTACGCCTACGCCAGCAAAAGGCTGAACTACTCGATTTCGCTAATTATGCAGAGCTGTCACTTTATAATAAAATGGCTGAAACACCGAAACAGGTATTGGATTTTCTCTATTCGCTAGCCGATAAATCGCGCCCATATGCAGAAAATGACTGGCAGCAATTACAACAGTTTGCCCGTGATACGGATGGAATTGAGAAGCTTGAAGCTTGGGATGTTGCCTACTACAGCGAAAAATTACAGCTCCATAAATATAGTTACTCAAGTAATGAATTAAAGCAATATTTCCAATTACCGCGAGTTTTTGATGGCTTATTTGCCCTAATTCATCAGCTATATAATATTGAATTCAGACCAAATCAAAATATTCCGGTATGGCATCCTGATGTAACTACTTACGATGTCATACTTAATGGTGAGATAACCGGGCATATTTACTTTGATCTTTATGCACGAGAGGGCAAACAGCCCGGAGCATGGATGAATTCAGCGCAGGATAGGTCAGTTACTAGTGGGGAAGTAAGATTACCAATTGCCTATATAATTTGTAATTTCACCAAACCAGTCGGTGAGAAACCAAGCCTATTGACTTTTGATGATGTACAAACGTTATTTCATGAAATGGGGCATGGTTTACATCATTTATTAACCGTGATTAATAATTCAAGCATATCCGGTATTAATGGTGTGGAATGGGATGCAGTTGAATTACCATCTCAATTTATGGAATATTTTGCTTGGGATTATTCGATACTTGCTAAATTAACAGCGCATATTGAGAGTGGACAAGTTTTACCGCGTGAACTTTTTGATAAGGTACTCGCTTCGCGCTACTATCAATCTGGGATGCAGACACTGCGCCAACTTGAGTTTGCAATTTTTGACCTATTACTGCATAGCGATTTTAATTATACAGAAGGAAATTATCTTGAGTTACTTGCTAAACTACGCCGTGAGATTGCTGTAGTTATACCACCAAGCTATAATCGCTTTCCCAATAGTTTTGCTCATATCTTTGCAGGTGGCTACGCTGCTGGTTATTATAGCTATAAGTGGGCAGAAGTGCTTGCCTGTGATGTATTTAGTGTTTTCGATGGCATCAATGGAGATGAATTGACTAAACTTGGTGATAAGTTTAGAACGTTGATTCTAAGTCAGGGTGGCGTTCGTCCAATGATGGAAAATTTCAAAGCCATGATGGGACGTGAACCACAGATTGATGCATTATTAAAATACTCTGGCATGAATTAA
- a CDS encoding rubredoxin: MKKYMCLICGFIYDEEIGMPEDGITPGTKWADVPMNWSCPDCQARKEDFEMVEF; encoded by the coding sequence ATGAAAAAATATATGTGTCTTATTTGTGGTTTTATTTATGATGAAGAAATTGGTATGCCTGAGGATGGCATCACTCCAGGGACAAAATGGGCTGATGTACCGATGAACTGGAGCTGTCCAGACTGCCAAGCACGCAAAGAAGACTTCGAAATGGTGGAATTTTAA